The genomic segment CGCGCCTTGCCGAGATCGATCAGCAGATCGGACCGCTGGTCGCCGAGGCCGACCAGCTGCGCGACGCGATCGCGCGGCTCGGCGGCGCCGACGGCGCGTCGTCGTCCCCGCGCCGTTCCGCCCGGGCGGCGACCCCCGCCGCCCCGCGCCGCGCAACGGGCGGCAGCGCGCGCCGGCGGCGCACCGCCGCGGGGCGCGCGCCGCGCGGCGCCAACCGCGAGGCGATCCTGAAGGCCATCGCCGGCGAGCCCAAGACCGCCGGCCAGGTGGCGTCGGAGACCGGCATCGGCCGGGGCACCGTCGCCTCGACGCTCACCAAGCTCGTCAACGACGGCCGGGCCAAGAAGGCCCAGCGCGGCTACCAGGCGTCCTGAGCGGGCCACTCGCCGCCCCGCCCCGCCCGGCCTAGCGCCGCGGCGGGCTGGGCAGGTGCGAGCCCGCGGAGTAGCCGGCGTCGACCGGCAGGGTCACGCCGGTCACCCAGCGCGCGAGGTCACCGGCGAGGAACAGCACGGCGCTGCCGACGTCCCACGCGGTGCCCTCGGTCTGCATGAGCGAGCGCTTCCGGCGGATCTCGCGCATCTCGTCCGTCATGCCGCGCGAGCGCACCATCGGCGTGTACACCATCCCCGGCGCCACGCAGTTGACGCGGATGCCCTGGAGGCCGTGCTGCGCGGCCATCGTCCGGGTGAGCTGGGTGATGGCGCCCTTGGTGGTCGCGTACGTCACCGCGGGGTGACCCCCGAGCAGACCGGCCGCCGAGGACATGTTGACGATCGACCCACCGCCGGCCTCGATCATGTAGGGGATGACGAACCGCGCCATCAACATCATCGACTTGACGTTGATCCGCATGGCGTCGTCCCAGCGGTCGGGATCCACGTCGACGGCGGTGCCGGGCGGCCCGGCGATGCCCACGTTGTTGACCAGGACGGCGGGGGGACCGAGCTGGCGGGCGATGTCGGTCACCACGCGCCGGCAGTCCTCCTCGGTCCCGACGTCGCCGTGGTGGACCTCGGCCACGCCGCCCTCGCCGACGATGAGGTCATGGGCCCTGCGGGCGGCGACCTCGTCGATGTCGACGAGCGCGATGCGGGCGCCGGCGCGGGCGAGCATGATCGCCGCGGCGCTGCCGTTGCCCACCCCCTCGGGGTGCGCGCCGCCGCCGGTGACGATGGCGACCTTGCCGGTCAGCCCGAAGTCGATCTCCTGCATGCGCGCAGACGCTAGTCGTCGGCGGCGCGGCGCGTCGCGCGGATCGCCCCCGCCCTGCGCGGGACCGGGGCGCTCAGGTCCGGTTCACCTCAGCGGGCCCGGCGGTCGGCCGTGAACGCCGACGGGCTGCCGAACGAGCCGTA from the Baekduia soli genome contains:
- a CDS encoding helix-turn-helix domain-containing protein, giving the protein MAVLEDAITSMKSRLAEIDQQIGPLVAEADQLRDAIARLGGADGASSSPRRSARAATPAAPRRATGGSARRRRTAAGRAPRGANREAILKAIAGEPKTAGQVASETGIGRGTVASTLTKLVNDGRAKKAQRGYQAS
- a CDS encoding SDR family NAD(P)-dependent oxidoreductase — its product is MQEIDFGLTGKVAIVTGGGAHPEGVGNGSAAAIMLARAGARIALVDIDEVAARRAHDLIVGEGGVAEVHHGDVGTEEDCRRVVTDIARQLGPPAVLVNNVGIAGPPGTAVDVDPDRWDDAMRINVKSMMLMARFVIPYMIEAGGGSIVNMSSAAGLLGGHPAVTYATTKGAITQLTRTMAAQHGLQGIRVNCVAPGMVYTPMVRSRGMTDEMREIRRKRSLMQTEGTAWDVGSAVLFLAGDLARWVTGVTLPVDAGYSAGSHLPSPPRR